From a region of the Streptacidiphilus albus JL83 genome:
- a CDS encoding TetR/AcrR family transcriptional regulator: MRADARRNYDALVAAARGLFLEQGCDAPLDEVAKRAGVGAGTLYRHFPSRLDLLSAVYVSDIEEFCDRVEKQTQDLGPGPALSHYMDLQLESGMHNGGMRKAIRDMLDEGLTHPPALTACKARMTDIAATLLDSAKAAGAARPEVDATSLVKLIHGINMSCETTPDLAEAMMDVVRAGVLREPQQQEP, translated from the coding sequence ATGCGAGCGGACGCCCGACGCAACTACGACGCGCTGGTGGCCGCCGCCCGCGGCCTCTTCCTCGAACAGGGCTGCGACGCCCCGCTGGACGAGGTCGCGAAGCGGGCCGGCGTGGGCGCCGGCACTCTCTACCGCCACTTCCCCTCCCGGCTGGACCTGCTCTCCGCGGTGTACGTCTCGGACATCGAGGAGTTCTGCGACCGCGTCGAGAAGCAGACCCAGGACCTCGGGCCCGGCCCCGCGCTCAGCCACTACATGGACCTGCAGCTGGAGTCCGGCATGCACAACGGCGGCATGCGCAAGGCCATCAGGGACATGCTGGACGAGGGACTGACCCACCCGCCGGCACTGACCGCGTGCAAGGCCCGGATGACCGACATCGCGGCGACCCTGCTCGACTCGGCGAAGGCCGCGGGCGCGGCCAGGCCCGAGGTCGACGCGACGTCCCTGGTCAAACTGATCCACGGGATCAACATGTCCTGCGAGACGACCCCGGACCTGGCCGAGGCCATGATGGACGTGGTGCGCGCCGGAGTACTCCGCGAGCCGCAGCAGCAGGAGCCGTAG
- a CDS encoding DUF1707 SHOCT-like domain-containing protein, whose translation MAERLRSAAGDGRIDLVELDERLGLAYGARTYRELDELVADLGERLGGAGPDTEVLRLKTRLGSIEQSGQWTVPRRIVAECTMLNITIDFTQAVCVHRDVTVEAVCGSDSIRLIVPRGWAVRVDASSTNTAHIVNKAAGQPDLAAPTVTVVGHPRSGRIRIKQLRRDSPAVLPLPG comes from the coding sequence GTGGCCGAGAGACTGCGCAGTGCCGCAGGCGACGGCCGTATCGACCTCGTGGAGCTGGACGAGCGGCTCGGCCTGGCGTACGGCGCCAGGACGTACCGCGAACTCGACGAACTGGTCGCGGACTTGGGGGAGCGGTTGGGCGGGGCGGGGCCGGATACCGAGGTGCTCCGTCTCAAGACCCGCCTGGGCAGCATCGAGCAGAGCGGACAGTGGACCGTTCCTCGGCGGATCGTCGCCGAGTGCACGATGCTGAACATCACGATCGACTTCACCCAGGCCGTCTGCGTGCACCGGGATGTGACCGTCGAGGCGGTGTGCGGATCGGACAGCATCCGGTTGATCGTCCCGCGCGGCTGGGCGGTGCGTGTCGACGCGTCGAGCACCAACACCGCCCACATCGTCAACAAGGCGGCCGGGCAGCCGGACCTCGCGGCCCCCACCGTGACCGTCGTCGGCCATCCGCGGTCGGGCCGCATCCGGATCAAGCAGCTGCGTCGGGACTCCCCGGCAGTGCTCCCGCTCCCCGGCTGA
- a CDS encoding methionine ABC transporter permease, producing MHEFLTNLPVYREAIGQTLYIVSISLVVGGVLGLVLGLALYATRPGHLLANRAVFLIINVLVNVVRPVPFVIFITAIQPLMLHTIGTTIGTNAVTFALSLSAAFAISRIVEQNLLTVDPGVVEAARAAGARPVGILLTVLIPEALGPLVLGYTFIFIAVVDMSAQAGLFGGGGLGDFAITYGSQRYNWPIVYITVATIIIIVQVGQFLGNWLARRALRR from the coding sequence ATGCACGAGTTCCTCACCAACCTTCCGGTCTACCGGGAGGCGATCGGACAGACCCTCTACATCGTCAGCATCTCGCTGGTGGTCGGCGGTGTGCTCGGCCTGGTCCTCGGCCTGGCCCTGTACGCGACACGACCGGGCCACCTGCTCGCCAACCGGGCGGTGTTCCTGATCATCAACGTCCTGGTCAACGTGGTGCGGCCGGTGCCGTTCGTCATCTTCATCACCGCCATCCAGCCGCTGATGCTGCACACCATCGGCACCACCATCGGCACCAATGCGGTCACCTTCGCGCTGTCGCTGTCGGCGGCGTTCGCCATCAGTCGGATCGTCGAGCAGAACCTGCTGACCGTCGACCCCGGCGTGGTCGAGGCCGCCCGCGCGGCCGGGGCCCGACCGGTCGGGATCCTGCTGACGGTGCTGATCCCCGAGGCACTGGGCCCGCTGGTCCTCGGCTACACCTTCATCTTCATCGCCGTGGTCGACATGTCCGCCCAGGCCGGCCTCTTCGGCGGCGGCGGCCTCGGCGACTTCGCGATCACCTACGGCTCGCAGCGCTACAACTGGCCCATCGTCTACATCACGGTGGCGACGATCATCATCATCGTCCAGGTCGGCCAGTTCCTCGGCAACTGGCTCGCCCGCCGGGCCCTCCGCCGCTGA
- a CDS encoding DUF4097 family beta strand repeat-containing protein gives MQKFATPAPIAAVLDIPSGRVQLIAADRADTTVEVLPADASKSRDVKAAEQTTVEYTDGVLRIGVPTKNQYFGPTGSIEVTVQLPAGSRIEAKAASTELRAVGRLGEIAFEGAYRQIKIDEAAGLHLAAVDGDVEVGRLGGPADISTARGDIRIAEATRGRVALRTQTGSISVGAAKDVSASLNAGTTQGRVTNSLKNDGATELHIHATTNQGDITARSL, from the coding sequence ATGCAGAAGTTCGCCACCCCCGCCCCGATCGCCGCCGTCCTCGACATCCCCTCCGGGCGCGTCCAGCTCATCGCCGCCGACCGGGCCGACACCACGGTCGAGGTCCTGCCCGCGGACGCCTCCAAGAGCCGCGACGTCAAGGCCGCCGAGCAGACCACGGTCGAATACACCGACGGAGTCCTGCGGATCGGGGTCCCGACGAAGAACCAGTACTTCGGCCCGACCGGATCCATCGAGGTGACCGTCCAACTGCCCGCCGGCTCCCGGATCGAGGCGAAGGCGGCCAGCACCGAACTGCGGGCCGTCGGCCGCCTCGGCGAGATCGCCTTCGAGGGCGCGTACCGCCAGATCAAGATCGACGAGGCCGCCGGCCTGCACCTCGCCGCCGTCGACGGCGACGTCGAGGTCGGCCGACTGGGCGGCCCCGCCGACATCAGCACCGCCAGGGGCGACATCCGAATCGCCGAAGCCACCCGCGGCCGGGTCGCGCTCCGCACCCAGACGGGCAGCATCTCGGTCGGCGCCGCCAAGGACGTCTCGGCCTCCCTGAACGCCGGCACCACCCAGGGCCGCGTCACCAACAGCCTCAAGAACGACGGCGCCACCGAACTCCACATCCACGCCACCACCAACCAGGGCGACATCACCGCCCGCAGCCTCTGA
- a CDS encoding maleylpyruvate isomerase N-terminal domain-containing protein: MVAWLAASTQLLLGALRQAGPDSGCWTWWPASQSPQSAGGIARHRVQETSVHAYDAQAAVGAPQPLPAEAALDGVEEFLLTVCATPSPWPHEPTSFDFHAAEGRSWRLTVDGDGARATRVPAPGTTAGQAPDAVGASVHGTAGELVLFCYDRLPAGTLRVDGDAGLIDLLRAWEPEE, from the coding sequence CTGGTGGCGTGGCTGGCCGCGTCGACGCAGCTGCTGCTGGGCGCCCTGCGCCAGGCAGGACCGGACAGTGGTTGCTGGACGTGGTGGCCCGCATCGCAGTCACCGCAGAGCGCCGGCGGCATCGCCCGGCACCGGGTCCAGGAGACCTCGGTGCACGCCTACGACGCCCAGGCCGCCGTGGGCGCGCCGCAGCCGCTGCCGGCCGAGGCGGCCCTCGACGGCGTCGAGGAGTTCCTCCTCACCGTCTGCGCGACGCCCAGTCCATGGCCGCACGAGCCCACGTCCTTCGACTTCCACGCCGCCGAGGGCCGCTCCTGGCGCCTGACGGTCGACGGCGACGGCGCGCGCGCCACCCGTGTGCCGGCACCCGGCACCACGGCCGGCCAGGCCCCGGACGCAGTAGGCGCCTCCGTCCACGGCACGGCCGGTGAGCTGGTCCTCTTCTGCTACGACCGCCTCCCGGCCGGCACCTTGCGCGTGGACGGGGACGCAGGGCTGATCGACCTGCTCCGCGCCTGGGAACCGGAGGAGTAG
- a CDS encoding MFS transporter, protein MSTILAPLRLAPFRRLALGRAAAMLGNGGAPIALAFAVLRTTGSPTQLGLVVAVRSLFNVAFVLFGGVLADRLPRRLVLVGSSVLSAASQGALAALVLTHHATVPWILALSACNGTFAAFAMPASSALLPQTVPDELRRQANALNRMAANGAMIGGAALGGAVVAAAGPGWGLAIDATTFALSGLLFAGVRVGPTAAPAQDAPPGAAGTGMLHELRVGWREFVARRWVWTIVATFCFLNAAYSGAVGVLGPAIAEKSFGGAGWGLVLAAETAGMLVGGVLGLRLRPQRPLLVGVVCMAGCALLPFALALGMPVAVLAGVNFLAGVGVEQGGIAWETSLQQEIPQDRLARVYSYDALGSFVAVPLAQATVGPLGAAIGVHAALFGSAAVILGCTVAMLAVRDVRALRIKTAAPVSAPAAAPVTTAA, encoded by the coding sequence ATGTCAACCATCCTGGCCCCGCTGCGCCTTGCCCCCTTCCGACGGCTCGCCCTGGGCCGTGCCGCGGCGATGCTGGGCAACGGGGGCGCGCCGATCGCGCTGGCCTTCGCGGTGCTGCGGACCACCGGCTCGCCGACGCAGCTCGGCCTGGTGGTCGCGGTGCGCTCGCTCTTCAACGTGGCGTTCGTGCTCTTCGGCGGTGTCCTGGCCGACCGGCTGCCGCGCCGCCTGGTGCTGGTCGGGTCGAGCGTGCTCAGCGCGGCCAGCCAGGGAGCGCTGGCTGCGCTCGTCCTGACCCATCACGCGACCGTCCCGTGGATCCTGGCGCTGTCGGCCTGCAACGGAACGTTCGCCGCCTTCGCGATGCCCGCCTCCTCCGCACTGCTGCCGCAGACCGTGCCGGACGAGCTGCGCCGCCAGGCCAACGCGCTCAACAGGATGGCCGCGAACGGCGCCATGATCGGCGGGGCTGCGCTCGGCGGCGCCGTGGTGGCCGCCGCCGGTCCGGGCTGGGGCCTGGCGATCGACGCGACGACCTTCGCCCTCTCGGGCCTGCTCTTCGCCGGCGTCCGGGTCGGGCCCACGGCGGCGCCCGCCCAGGACGCCCCGCCCGGGGCGGCGGGCACCGGCATGCTGCACGAACTGCGGGTCGGCTGGCGGGAGTTCGTCGCCCGGCGCTGGGTGTGGACGATCGTGGCCACGTTCTGCTTCCTCAACGCCGCGTACTCGGGCGCCGTGGGAGTGCTGGGCCCGGCCATCGCCGAGAAGTCCTTCGGCGGCGCCGGTTGGGGGCTGGTGCTGGCCGCTGAGACCGCCGGGATGCTGGTCGGCGGTGTGCTCGGGCTGCGGCTGCGCCCGCAACGGCCGCTGCTGGTCGGGGTGGTGTGCATGGCGGGCTGCGCCCTGCTGCCCTTCGCGCTGGCCCTGGGGATGCCCGTGGCGGTCCTGGCCGGGGTGAACTTCCTGGCCGGCGTGGGCGTGGAACAGGGCGGCATCGCCTGGGAGACCTCCCTGCAGCAGGAGATTCCCCAGGACCGGCTGGCGCGTGTCTACTCCTACGACGCGCTCGGCTCCTTCGTGGCCGTCCCACTGGCCCAGGCGACCGTCGGCCCGCTCGGCGCCGCGATCGGCGTGCACGCCGCACTGTTCGGGTCCGCCGCGGTGATCCTCGGCTGCACGGTCGCCATGCTCGCGGTGCGCGACGTCCGCGCGCTGCGGATCAAGACCGCCGCCCCGGTGTCCGCCCCGGCCGCCGCTCCGGTGACCACCGCGGCCTGA
- a CDS encoding methionine ABC transporter ATP-binding protein, protein MPADSPPTPVPAPTPVPDPVPDPVPVPGPAPTAVPAPVHVRFDHVGKTFPGKGRKAAPQTVLDDVNLEIRRGEVFGVIGHSGAGKSTLVRLINGLETPTTGRVHVGQHELTALNERGRREVRRDIGMVFQQFNLFRSRTVAGNVAYPLKVAGVRQPERDRRVARLLDFVGLLDRAHDHPEKLSGGQKQRVGIARALATEPSLLLADEATSALDPETTGEVLALLRQVNRELGVTIVIITHELDVIRSVADRVAVLDRGRVVESGSAYDVLAESRTEEAARFVRTALRDRPSPQTLARLRAAHAGRLVTVRVRDQAGFQTRLAGRFLEHHVAADIVFGGISEIQERPVGSLTFALTGTDDAVAAALEALRADGVDLVEEEA, encoded by the coding sequence ATGCCCGCGGACAGCCCGCCGACCCCCGTGCCCGCGCCGACCCCCGTGCCCGATCCGGTGCCCGATCCCGTGCCGGTGCCCGGCCCCGCGCCGACCGCCGTGCCCGCGCCGGTGCACGTGCGCTTCGACCACGTCGGCAAGACCTTCCCCGGCAAGGGGCGCAAGGCAGCGCCGCAGACGGTGCTCGACGACGTCAACCTGGAGATCCGCCGCGGCGAGGTGTTCGGCGTCATCGGCCACTCGGGAGCCGGCAAGAGCACGCTGGTACGGCTGATCAACGGCCTGGAGACACCCACCACGGGACGTGTCCACGTGGGGCAGCACGAGCTGACGGCGCTCAACGAGCGCGGCCGGCGCGAGGTGCGTCGCGACATCGGCATGGTCTTCCAGCAGTTCAACCTCTTCCGGTCGCGTACGGTCGCCGGCAACGTCGCCTACCCGCTGAAGGTCGCCGGCGTGCGTCAGCCCGAGCGCGACCGCCGGGTGGCCCGGCTGCTGGACTTCGTCGGGCTGCTCGATCGCGCCCACGACCATCCCGAGAAGCTGTCGGGGGGTCAGAAGCAGCGGGTGGGCATCGCCCGCGCGCTGGCCACCGAGCCGTCGCTGTTGCTGGCGGACGAGGCGACCAGCGCGCTGGACCCGGAGACCACCGGCGAGGTGCTGGCCCTGCTGCGCCAGGTCAACCGCGAACTCGGCGTGACCATCGTGATCATCACCCATGAGCTGGACGTCATCCGCTCGGTCGCCGACCGGGTCGCGGTGCTCGACCGCGGCCGGGTGGTCGAGTCCGGCAGCGCCTACGACGTCCTGGCCGAGTCGAGGACCGAGGAGGCCGCGCGCTTCGTGCGCACCGCGCTGCGCGACCGCCCGTCGCCGCAGACCCTGGCCCGGCTGCGCGCCGCGCACGCCGGACGGTTGGTCACGGTCCGGGTGCGCGACCAGGCGGGGTTCCAGACCCGGCTGGCCGGCAGGTTCCTGGAACACCACGTGGCCGCGGACATCGTGTTCGGCGGCATCAGCGAGATCCAGGAACGGCCGGTCGGCAGCCTGACGTTCGCCCTGACCGGCACCGACGACGCCGTGGCCGCAGCGCTGGAGGCACTGCGCGCGGACGGCGTGGACCTCGTAGAGGAAGAAGCCTGA
- a CDS encoding DUF6213 family protein translates to MTRTPPEMRLGVARDDDGTLYIPAQQVTDLLRGLAGQWQDWGHDGEQPVLDRDTLQLLTAALRDAADQIDVECIARTRVRHGHRDGEAGRQ, encoded by the coding sequence GTGACGCGGACCCCGCCCGAGATGCGGCTGGGGGTCGCGCGTGACGACGACGGCACCCTCTACATCCCCGCGCAGCAGGTCACCGACCTGCTGCGCGGCCTGGCCGGCCAGTGGCAGGACTGGGGCCACGACGGCGAGCAGCCGGTCCTGGACCGGGACACGCTCCAACTGCTCACTGCGGCGCTGCGCGACGCCGCCGACCAGATCGACGTGGAGTGCATCGCCCGTACCCGCGTCCGCCACGGCCACCGGGACGGCGAGGCAGGGCGGCAGTGA
- a CDS encoding MFS transporter: MPQQAQPQTTVAPTATTAASGAATATGGETHGHDTRTHQAQPRSRPGIALAVILSAQLMLMIDATVMNVALPRIATGLHFTSSSLAWVLDSYTLTFGGLLLLGGRLGDLVGRRRLFTLGIALFTLASLAGGLATSASWLLITRVLQGVGAAAAGPSAIALLNSTFTDPKARVRALSLFAGMSSAGFSLGLILGGMLTEALDWRWVMFINVPFGAVATLLAPRYLKQPPRHETQLDVFGAIAATAGIGSLVYGLIHAASNGWGNTATVAPITAGVVLLAGFLLLQLRAEHPLLPLHLFKDRNRAAAYANYLLGPAAGMGTFFFLTQYLQDVLHYSPVRTGFAFLPMAALVFTMSRLVPRLLPRFGPKPMAVLGTVLMLSGLIGFTQVGQHSSYFADLLAPMLLMGLGMGLAFSPLMVVIMATVRPEDAGAAGGTMQTLQQTGVTLGLAVLVTIAGSASRAHPATAITSGTTAAMATAAVISVLTVLVSLTFKPTRTN; this comes from the coding sequence ATGCCCCAGCAGGCCCAGCCGCAGACAACCGTCGCGCCCACCGCCACCACCGCCGCCAGCGGTGCCGCCACCGCCACTGGTGGTGAAACCCACGGCCACGACACCCGAACACACCAGGCGCAGCCCAGGTCGAGGCCAGGAATCGCCCTCGCCGTCATCCTCTCCGCACAGCTCATGCTCATGATCGACGCCACCGTGATGAACGTGGCACTGCCCCGGATCGCCACCGGGCTGCACTTCACCTCCTCCTCGCTCGCCTGGGTACTGGACTCCTACACCCTCACCTTCGGCGGACTGCTGCTCCTCGGCGGACGCCTCGGCGACCTCGTCGGGCGGCGGCGCCTGTTCACCCTCGGCATAGCCCTGTTCACGCTCGCCTCACTGGCCGGCGGCCTGGCCACCTCGGCGTCCTGGCTGCTGATCACCCGGGTGCTGCAGGGCGTCGGCGCCGCGGCGGCGGGTCCCAGCGCGATCGCGCTGCTCAACAGCACCTTCACCGACCCCAAGGCGCGCGTGCGGGCGCTGTCGCTGTTCGCGGGCATGTCCTCGGCCGGCTTCTCCCTCGGCCTGATCCTCGGCGGCATGCTCACCGAAGCACTCGACTGGCGCTGGGTGATGTTCATCAACGTCCCGTTCGGCGCCGTCGCCACCCTCCTGGCCCCGCGGTACCTGAAGCAGCCGCCGCGGCACGAGACCCAGCTCGACGTATTCGGCGCGATCGCCGCCACCGCCGGCATCGGATCACTGGTCTACGGCCTGATCCACGCCGCCTCCAACGGCTGGGGCAACACCGCCACCGTGGCACCCATCACCGCCGGGGTGGTACTGCTGGCCGGGTTCCTGCTGCTGCAGCTCCGCGCCGAACACCCGCTGCTGCCGCTGCACCTGTTCAAGGACCGCAACCGGGCCGCCGCCTACGCCAACTACCTGCTGGGTCCGGCCGCCGGCATGGGCACCTTCTTCTTCCTCACCCAGTACCTCCAGGACGTGCTGCACTACAGCCCGGTCCGCACCGGCTTCGCCTTCCTGCCGATGGCCGCACTGGTGTTCACCATGTCGCGGCTGGTTCCCCGCCTCCTCCCGCGCTTCGGCCCCAAGCCGATGGCCGTTCTCGGCACCGTGCTGATGCTGAGCGGCCTGATCGGGTTCACCCAGGTCGGCCAGCACAGCAGCTACTTCGCCGACCTGCTGGCCCCGATGCTGCTGATGGGCCTCGGCATGGGCCTGGCGTTCAGCCCGCTGATGGTCGTCATCATGGCCACCGTCAGGCCCGAGGACGCCGGCGCGGCCGGCGGCACCATGCAGACCCTGCAGCAGACCGGGGTCACCCTGGGCCTGGCGGTACTGGTCACCATCGCCGGCAGCGCCTCCCGTGCACACCCGGCCACCGCGATCACCAGCGGCACCACGGCGGCGATGGCCACCGCGGCCGTCATCTCCGTGCTGACCGTCCTGGTCTCGCTCACCTTCAAGCCCACACGCACCAACTGA